CTATAACCGTCTGACTTTCGGCTATGAATATTCCGTGTTCATACTCGTACACCTTGCGAAGCCGTGCATCTGTCAGGTGAGTGTATATTTCAAGTTCGGGTATATTTATATCGGCAACATCTATTATTTCAGCCATATTGTTTATTATTTCCTTTCGGGCGGACTTTTTCGTATTGCAAATAATATCGAAAAGTGATAGAATATTATCACAGCGCATCCGCTTGTCGCACTGAATATTATAGCGTATCGGGCGGATGTTGTCAAATATGGCGGTACTAAAAATATATTACACGAGAAGGCGGCAAGCATGGATTACTTATACAAAATCACGGTAGAAATAGATAATGAAAAAGTGCTGAGCTTACAGCAACACGATTTGGATGCGGTATATAAGACAGTAAGAGAAGCGTTTGCAGGGTGTAATTTTAAAGAAGTGCCGACAGATAATAAGCGGCTTGCTTTTGTTATCGGGGACGGTAACGATTCTTTCAGCGAAGTCGGAATCGCGGCGAATGCGCTTCACGACAGCTGGCTCGGCAAGTATCTGAAAAAGATGGAATGGTACGATATGAGCGATGACAGTACTGAGGATATGCTCAGAGAAATACAAGAGTTCGACAACGAATACGGCAAATAAATTTAACGGAGAACAGTATGAAAACAGGACTTGTGCTTGAAGGCGGCGCTATGCGTGGAATGTACACGGCAGGCGCACTTGACGTACTTCTTGAAAACGATATGAATTTTGACGGGATAATAGGAACATCGGCAGGTGCGGTGTTCGGAGTGAATTTCCTGTCAAGGCAGAACGGCAGGGTCATCCGCTACAACTGCCGCTTCAACGGCGACAGGAACTACATGGGGATAAAGCCGTTACTTAAAAGCGGTGACTTTTTCAACACGGAATATGCCTATTACAAAGTGCCGAACGAGCTTGACAAATTCGACGATGAAACCTATATAAATTCCGGTGTGCCTTTTTATGCAACGGTGACCGATGTAAAAACGGGAAAACCGGAGTATCTGCAGGTCGAAAGCGTACTTCGGGATATGGAAATGCTCCGTGCTTCTGCTTCGATGCCGTTTATATCAAAGCCTGTAATAATCGGCGGCAGGGCGTATCTTGACGGTGGGATTTCCGACAGCATACCGTTTGAGCATTTTTCCGAAATGGGCTACAAAAAGCAGGTGGTAATCCTCACCCGTGATATGAACTACCGCAAAAAGCCGATGAACAAACTGCTGATACGCTCGTTCTACGGTAAATTTCCCGACTTGTGCAATGCGCTTGAAAACCGTCACAATGTCTACAACAAAAGCATAGACAAGCTATGCAAACTTGAACAAAGCGGCAAGGTGTTTATCATCCGCCCGTCTGAGCCGATAACGATAAGCAGAACGGAGAGAAATCCCGACAGGCTGAAAAGCGTTTATGAGCTTGGAAGGAAGGATATGAAAATGCGTCTTGAGGGTCTTGAAGAATTTTTGGAGAAAGAACAGGAAATATAAATGGCAAACAAGAAATGTCCCGTTGCGAAAAAATGCAGTGGCTGTCAGCTGTCCAACATGACATACGAACAGCAGCTTGAATGGAAGCAGAAGGATACCGAAAAGCTGCTCGGCAGTTTTGGCAAGGTATCTGAAATTATAGGCGCAGACGACCCGTATAACTACAGAAACAAGGTGCAGGCGGTATTTCGCTCTGACAGAAACGGCAGGATAATCTCCGGCGTATATCAGTCGTCCAGAAACGGCATTGTCGGAATTGACAGCTGTATGCTTGACGATAAACGTGCGGACGAGATAATAGTAGGCATAAGAGATCTGCTCAGATCGTTCAAATTACATCCTTATGACGAGGGTACGGAGCGTGGCTTTTTACGTCATGTGCTTGTCCGTGTCGGAAAGAATACCGGAGAGATACTGGTTACTCTTGTCGGCGGAAACTCAATGTTCCCTAAAAAGCACGATTTTGTGAAAGCGCTTGTAAAGCGGTTTCCGGATATTACGACCGTGACATTCTCGGTAAACCGCACTCCCGAAATGCTTCTTCTCGGAGAAAATAACGAGGTGCTTTACGGCGAGGGATACATTACGGATATTCTTTGCGGAAAAAGATTCAGAATATCTCCGCACTCGTTCTATCAGATAAATCACGCACAGACCGAAAAGCTGTACGACTACGCTATAAAGGCGGCGAAGCTCACGAAGAAGGACGTTCTGCTTGACGCATACAGCGGAATAGGCACGATAGGCATAATAGCCTCTGACTATGTAAAGCAGGTACAGGGCATTGAATACAACGCATCAGCCGTCCGTGACGCAGTAAAGAACTGTCACGAAAACGGGCTTACCCGCAACATTGCTTTTAACCGTGGCGATGCAGGCGAATTTCTTGAAAAGAAGGCAAAGCTCGGCACGCATTATGACGCAGTAATTCTCGACCCTGCAAGGACGGGAGCGGACAGAAAGTTTTTAAACTCGCTCGTAAAAATCGCGCCGGAAAGAATAGTTTATATTTCCTGCAATCCGGCTACGCAGGCAAGGGATCTGAAAACGCTGACGAAAAAGTACACAGTGACCGATATTCAGCCGTTTGATATGTTTCCGCATACGAGGCATGTTGAGTGCGTGGTTTCGATGTCACGGAAAGAGGAGTAAATCGGGATTGTTGGCTTAACGGTGCGGTTTGTGCGTGTTGGGCAGGCTGTGCTGTTTTGGTGGAATATGGTGATTTGGCGTATAGGGGAATATGTCTGCGGTGACAGCAGTTTCGCAGCGATACACGGGGTGTGGGTCGGGTGTGCGGAAGTGGTGTGATGGTGGGCGGGATAGATGTAAATGTAATTTATAATAAAATCAAGCTTGATAAAAATACAGCATCTCGATTTTAATGGATTTTCAAAAAGTGCGGCAAATAAAACGTAAAGGAGCGATTATTGTGAAAAAAGAATTTCTTACATCCAATGCCAAGTTTGTCTATTCCAAAAACGAATTAGGTTATCAAGAGGTATTAGATAGATTTAAAGATGCCAAACAAATTACAATTATAACTTTTAATATTTCAGAGAAACAGAACACATTGGTTAATGCCCTAAAAAAAGCAGGAGATAGCTGTATCATCAATGTTATTACGAACATACCAAATAGATGGGAAACCTATTACGGTGACGCTTTTCGTGATAAAGCACGAAAAAAAATAAATCTATACATGACAAAATTAATGCCTGAAAGTCTGGGGGCGAAGACAGCTGTTTTTTTTGATTTTTCAAATCACGGAAAAATTATTATGACAGACTCCATTGTCTACGTTGGTTCTGCTAATTATTCAGAAGAAAGTGCAAATAATACAGAGTTTGGTTTCTTGTCAGAAGATAAGGAGTTGATAGAATTTATTAATATGGACGTTTTACCAGATATTCAATCATTAGCTATTCCTTATTATGAATATGATTATACAGCTGTTTTGCTTGAAGCAAATGTTGCTCTTGCAGCTGTTTACAATATTAAAAATGAGTTGTTTGAAGAAGTGTATAGGTTACACGATGACATAGATGGCGAATGGTATTACTATGAATACAACGAGGCCAGTTTAACGGTTTTTACTTTAGATAAAACCCTACAAATCATCGATGAAGCTTGTAATGTTGCAAGAGATGTCTATGATGCTATTGATGTTATCACCAATGGCGATGAGGATGAAACTACTAATGCCAATGATGAATATGATGAAATATTAGCAGTAGCATCACATATTGAAGAAATTAGATCCTACGATACACTTATAGAATTATCTGAATTTGATTCTGGAGAATTTGTAAATCAGCAACTTCAAAAAGAATATGCAATGGAAGCATATGAGGAAAATCTTGAAAATTGTATCAATAGTGCTTCAGAAGATGCTCAAAATATCGTGTTAGACTTAACCCAAACGGCAAAAGACGATATTGACAAATTATTATCTGAACTTCAGGAATACTGTGATAAGTACGCTAATTTCATTGATAATTTGCGTGCAAGAGAAATAAAGAAAATCAGCCCAAAAATTGATAATACATAACATCACAATCGAGAGGGGTTCGTACATATTCAAAAATTATAATTCAATCTCAACCGTCACTCCCGACTTCAGCTCCACAGAAAACCTATCATCCCACACAACAATCTCCTTTAGCCACCGCCGGGCAAGGCTCTCGTCAAACTCGGTAAGCTCGGAATCCTGCTGCTCGATGAACTCGTTTAACTCATTTATACGCTTGACCTGTTCGTCACGGACGGCGGTGTCGGTGAAGTTCTTCTGTTTCATCTCACGAAGCCTGAATATCTCCTGTGCTTTCACAGTCTGCCATCAGAAGCTGAACGAGCTCCTTTTCCTTTTCGCTTAATCCGTGATTTCTGTTTTTCATACCAATTTACCTCCAATTTTCTTTATGGTCATTATTGGTATTTACACAGTTTATTATTCCGACTCTCTATGCCGCCCATCAGGGCGGCATTTCAGCTTGTAGATAAAGTATGTTTGTTTATAAAATGAAGTGCTGCACAGTTCAGTTTATATCTCCCCGAACTCCTCGAGTCTCTGCATAATTTCCTTGCTTCTGTCGATAAACAGCAGAGCCTTGTTATGCTCGTAATACTCCTTACATCCAAACTCGGAAATAAATCTCGCCGTGTGGCTGTTTGCGGTAAGCTCGGTTACAAGTATCAGCATTTCCTGTCCGTCGGTGTACACTTCATTGCAGAAAATAAATGCGTTTGACATCTTATCCCGTGCTGTTTTCGCCGAAATTTTAAGCTCAGACACAAGACTGTCATATCTGCTCCTGATATCCGCAAACGCCGTTTTTCCGTCCTTGCCGACTGTGAGCGCAGTCATATTCTCAAGCTGTGATATTGCTCTTGCGAGCGTTTTCTGACGTGATACGGAAATGCTTGACGACTGCTTGCCGTTTTCAAGCTCCTTTTTCTTTACCGCTATAAGCTCATTCATCAGCTTTTCTGCGGAAATATCGCTGTCATGCGTTCTCAGTTTGAATTCTTTCAGCATTACAAGCGTTTCACGGAGCATATCCTCGCCGTCCGTTACCTGCTTTGCCGATACCGTAACGCTGTCAAGGATAAGTCCGAGCAAGGATAAACGCTCATCAAACTTTGCGTTTTCAGCCCTGTCTTTTATGCTGTCACTTGCA
This window of the [Eubacterium] siraeum genome carries:
- a CDS encoding patatin family protein, encoding MKTGLVLEGGAMRGMYTAGALDVLLENDMNFDGIIGTSAGAVFGVNFLSRQNGRVIRYNCRFNGDRNYMGIKPLLKSGDFFNTEYAYYKVPNELDKFDDETYINSGVPFYATVTDVKTGKPEYLQVESVLRDMEMLRASASMPFISKPVIIGGRAYLDGGISDSIPFEHFSEMGYKKQVVILTRDMNYRKKPMNKLLIRSFYGKFPDLCNALENRHNVYNKSIDKLCKLEQSGKVFIIRPSEPITISRTERNPDRLKSVYELGRKDMKMRLEGLEEFLEKEQEI
- the rlmD gene encoding 23S rRNA (uracil(1939)-C(5))-methyltransferase RlmD — protein: MANKKCPVAKKCSGCQLSNMTYEQQLEWKQKDTEKLLGSFGKVSEIIGADDPYNYRNKVQAVFRSDRNGRIISGVYQSSRNGIVGIDSCMLDDKRADEIIVGIRDLLRSFKLHPYDEGTERGFLRHVLVRVGKNTGEILVTLVGGNSMFPKKHDFVKALVKRFPDITTVTFSVNRTPEMLLLGENNEVLYGEGYITDILCGKRFRISPHSFYQINHAQTEKLYDYAIKAAKLTKKDVLLDAYSGIGTIGIIASDYVKQVQGIEYNASAVRDAVKNCHENGLTRNIAFNRGDAGEFLEKKAKLGTHYDAVILDPARTGADRKFLNSLVKIAPERIVYISCNPATQARDLKTLTKKYTVTDIQPFDMFPHTRHVECVVSMSRKEE
- a CDS encoding phospholipase D-like domain-containing protein, with amino-acid sequence MDFQKVRQIKRKGAIIVKKEFLTSNAKFVYSKNELGYQEVLDRFKDAKQITIITFNISEKQNTLVNALKKAGDSCIINVITNIPNRWETYYGDAFRDKARKKINLYMTKLMPESLGAKTAVFFDFSNHGKIIMTDSIVYVGSANYSEESANNTEFGFLSEDKELIEFINMDVLPDIQSLAIPYYEYDYTAVLLEANVALAAVYNIKNELFEEVYRLHDDIDGEWYYYEYNEASLTVFTLDKTLQIIDEACNVARDVYDAIDVITNGDEDETTNANDEYDEILAVASHIEEIRSYDTLIELSEFDSGEFVNQQLQKEYAMEAYEENLENCINSASEDAQNIVLDLTQTAKDDIDKLLSELQEYCDKYANFIDNLRAREIKKISPKIDNT